A section of the Maylandia zebra isolate NMK-2024a linkage group LG8, Mzebra_GT3a, whole genome shotgun sequence genome encodes:
- the kat7b gene encoding histone acetyltransferase KAT7, giving the protein MPRRRQRHMAGSGSDGTEDSDSSAEREQTNSSESEGTVPKRQRLTRASTRLSQSSQDTQELKRAVDHDESPPLTPTGNAPSSESELDISSPNASHDESQAKDQANRDSDKDLSHRPKRRRCHETYNFNMKCPTPGCNSLGHLTGKHERHFAVSGCPLYHNLSADECKVKAISREKQEEEVKAQEDSNSRHATRHQTPTPKQIRYKEQVAEIRKGRNSGLQKEQKEKHVEHRQTHGNTREPLLENITSEYDLELFRKAQARASEDLEKLRIQGQITEGSNMIKTILFGRYELDTWYHSPYPEEYARLGRLYVCEFCLKYMKSQTILRRHMAKCVWKHPPGDEVYRKGSISVFEVDGKKNKIYCQNLCLLAKLFLDHKTLYYDVEPFLFYVMTEADNTGCHLVGYFSKEKNSFLNYNVSCILTMPQYMRQGFGKMLIDFSYLLSKVEEKVGSPERPLSDLGLISYRSYWKEVLLRYMYNFQGKEISIKEISQETAVNPVDIVSTLQSLQMLKYWKGKHLVLKRQDLIDEWKAKEIKRGNSNKTIDPSSLKWTPPKGT; this is encoded by the exons ATGCCTCGTAGAAGACAG AGACACATGGCTGGGAGTGGTTCAGATGGAACTGAAGACTCTGACTCCTCTGCTGAAAGAGAACAGACCAATAGCTCAGAAAGTGAAGGGACTGTGCCCAAGAGACAGCGCCTCACCAGAGCCTCTACTCGCCTTAGCCAAAGCTCTCAGG ATACTCAGGAATTAAAGCGAGCTGTGGATCACGATGAATCTCCACCACTGACGCCCACTGGAAATGCACCCTCCTCTGAATCAGAGTTGGACATCTCCAGTCCCAATGCCTcacatgatgagagccaggccaAGGACCAAGCCAACAGAGATTCGGATAAAGATCTCTCCCACCGACCTAAACGCCGCCGCTGTCACGAAACCTATAATTTCAACATGAAATGTCCAACCCCGGGGTGCAATTCCCTTG GTCACCTCACAGGAAAGCATGAACGTCATTTTGCTGTGTCAGGCTGTCCTCTTTACCACAATCTTTCTGCTGATGAATGCAAG gTAAAAGCCATTAGCCGTGAGAAACAAGAGGAGGAGGTAAAGGCACAGGAGGACAGCAACTCGCGCCATGCAACTCGTCACCAG ACACCAACACCGAAACAGATTCGATACAAGGAGCAAGTGGCTGAGATAAGGAAGGGTCGAAACTCTGGCCTGCAGAAGGAGCAGAAAGAAAAGCATGTG GAGCATCGGCAAACACACGGCAACACCAGAGAGCCTCTGCTGGAGAACATCACCAGTGAATATGACCTGGAGCTGTTCAGGAAAGCACAGGCCCGAGCATCTGAAGACCTG GAGAAGCTGCGCATCCAGGGTCAGATCACAGAGGGCAGTAACATGATCAAGACTATCTTGTTTGGTCGCTACGAGCTGGACACCTGGTACCACTCGCCCTATCCTGAGGAGTATGCGCGTCTAGGTCGTCTGTACGTCTGTGAATTCTGCCTCAAATACATGAAGAGCCAGACCATCCTCAGGCGACACATG GCCAAATGTGTGTGGAAGCATCCTCCAGGAGATGAGGTGTACAGAAAGGGGTCTATATCTGTGTTTGAAGTCGATGGCAAAAAGAATAAG ATCTACTGTCAGAACTTGTGTTTACTTGCCAAGCTTTTCCTGGACCACAAAACACTTTACTATGACGTGGAGCCTTTTCTCTTCTATGTCATGACTGAAGCTGACAACACTGGCTGCCATTTAGTAGGCTATTTTTCAAAG gaGAAAAATTCCTTCCTGAACTACAATGTATCCTGTATCCTGACAATGCCACAGTACATGAGACAAGGCTTTGGAAAGATGCTCATTGACTTTA GTTATCTGTTGTCAAAAGTTGAGGAGAAGGTGGGCTCGCCAGAGAGACCCCTCTCTGATCTGGGCCTCATCAGTTACAGGAGTTACTGGAAGGAGGTATTACTCAGATACATGTACAACTTTCAAGGCAAGGAGATCTCCATCAAAG AGATCAGTCAGGAAACTGCTGTCAACCCAGTGGACATTGTGAGCACCCTGCAGTCTCTTCAGATGCTGAAGTATTGGAAGGGAAAGCACTTAGTACTGAAGCGTCAG GACCTGATTGATGAGTGGAAAGCAAAGGAGATCAAGCGAGGCAATAGCAACAAAACCATCGACCCAAGCTCGCTAAAATGGACCCCTCCCAAAGGGACATAA
- the LOC143419994 gene encoding uncharacterized protein LOC143419994 — protein sequence MDNWKIQLVIVTFCALVQTYQRFSCSAEEQRGLLKEWKDESLQTSLTSPMSSVIKRSKALRFYGLMGKRSDAKKPYQVKRRNKGEMFVGLMGRSISSGESLPKVNRSAKTTAIHDSENPYKQGSAKEWIRILY from the exons ATGGATAACTGGAAGATCCAGCTGGTTATTGTGACTTTTTGTGCTTTGGTGCAAACCTATCAGAGATTCTCGTGCAGTGCAGAAGAGCAGAGAGGACTTCTGAAAGAGTGGAAG GATGAATCACTGCAGACAAGCCTGACCAGTCCAATGTCCAGTGTAATAAAAAGATCCAAAGCCCTTCGATTCTACGGACTCATGGGGAAACGCTCAG atgcaaaaaaacccTACCAAGTAAAAAGAC GAAATAAAGGAGAAATGTTTGTGGGCCTGATGGGAAGAAGCATCTCCAGTGGTG AATCTCTACCCAAAGTAAATCGTTCTGCAAAGACCACTGCGATCCATGATTCAGAGAACCCATACAAGCAAG GTTCAGCAAAGGAATGGATCAGAATCCTGTATTGa